A single genomic interval of Camelina sativa cultivar DH55 chromosome 11, Cs, whole genome shotgun sequence harbors:
- the LOC104728927 gene encoding probable FBD-associated F-box protein At1g32375, giving the protein MDRISQLPDDLLLKILSNLPFTNNVMATMVLSKRWQFLLVLVPKIVYDDGYNSLKRERFIRFVDRSLLLHEAPVLEALHFKLGKTCGVQDIRVWIRDAHKLCPRELIIEIDNYSENDTPVTLFRSLYKCFRMLVTLKLSYAVLVNDLSSDISFPSLKKLSLKAMEYPDDDFVVKLLSSCPVLEDLDVTLCPYDNVVILSVRVPSLKTLVVNILDERKLEDVYGFVIDTPDLECLKIDDYSGGFCVVENNMPKILNAVVCYRVPQILILKSITSAKRLNLCLPTSKVICYYRTAICFSNHASIKEKQNAPFETENFRTKKLDQTKLKPNTIQKPNKTNMVQRSTADKKDITEQKESPYIQAVARAEDVSGLKVLQIETKNVFNALNLLCDKDMCQ; this is encoded by the coding sequence ATGGATAGGATAAGTCAGTTACCTGATGATCTTCTCTTGAAAATATTGTCGAACCTTCCTTTTACTAATAATGTCATGGCCACAATGGTTTTGTCAAAGCGGTGGCAATTTCTTTTGGTGTTGGTGCCAAAGATCGTCTACGATGATGGATATAATAGCCTTAAGCGTGAAAGATTTATCCGGTTTGTAGACAGGTCTTTGTTGCTGCACGAGGCCCCAGTTCTAGAAGCTTTGCATTTTAAACTTGGTAAAACATGTGGTGTTCAAGATATTCGAGTGTGGATTAGAGATGCACATAAACTTTGCCCGCGTGAGCTGATCATCGAGATTGATAATTATTCTGAAAATGATACTCCTGTCACACTCTTTAGGAGCTTATATAAATGCTTCAGAATGCTCGTGACATTGAAACTAAGTTATGCGGTTCTAGTGAATGATCTTTCTTCCGACATCTCTTTCCCATCTCTCAAAAAGCTGAGTCTTAAGGCAATGGAGTATCCAGATGATGATTTTGTAGTCAAGCTTTTATCCAgttgtcctgttcttgaagacttgGATGTGACGCTATGTCCATATGACAATGTGGTCATTTTAAGCGTTAGAGTGCCTTCTCTAAAGACTTTAGTCGTGAATATATTAGACGAAAGAAAATTAGAAGATGTTTATGGGTTTGTGATAGATACTCCTGACTTGGAGTGCTTGAAGATTGATGATTACAGTGGAGGGTTTTGTGTCGTCGAGAACAATATGCCTAAGATTTTAAATGCAGTTGTCTGCTATCGTGTTCCacagattttgattttgaaatctaTAACTTCAGCTAAGCGCCTTAATCTTTGCTTACCAACCTCAAAGGTAATATGTTATTACCGGACAGCCATATGTTTCTCTAATCATGCATCTATAAAGGAGAAACAAAACGCTCCTTTTGAAACAGAGAATTTCAGAACCAAGAAATTGGATCAAACAAAGCTTAAGCCCAACACCATTCAAAAGCCCAACAAAACGAATATGGTTCAACGGTCGACTGCAGACAAGAAGGACATAACAGAGCAGAAGGAATCTCCATACATCCAAGCTGTCGCAAGAGCAGAAGATGTGAGCGGTCTCAAGGTTCTGCAGATAGAGACAAAGAACGTCTTCAATGCTCTCAACCTCCTCTGTGATAAAGACATGTGTCAATGA
- the LOC109127438 gene encoding uncharacterized protein LOC109127438, producing MALSTEIYSQPALNIANCVTVKLSERTYLLWKTQFESFLCGQGLLGFINGSTPRPVAATNADNTPNQTYQAWIRSDQVVRAWLLGSLSEDILSKVISTSTSQEVCNYLAAHFNKVSSARLFGLQRKLQNTEKKDMPMVDYLKELKSVCDQLASVGSPVSERMKIFAALNGLSREYEPIKTSIEGMLDGTPSPTLDDVIPRLTAFNDRLLSYTEETSISPHLAFNTQQFVSSHYSNRGRGNRSRVRGGYSTRGRGFHQQISASSRSSGQSADNRAICQICGKAGHAASTCWHRFDNTYQPDLPAALAALRITDVTDQAGHEWVADSGATTHVTGSQSHLQNSRQYEGNDTIMLGDGNFLPITHTGATSLPTTSGNLPLKDVIVVPGQGNKEAPHNRS from the exons atggcTTTGTCCACTGAGATCTATTCCCAACCTGCTCTAAACATTGCAAATTGTGTGACTGTAAAACTCTCCGAAAGAACCTATTTACTTTGGAAGACTCAGTTCGAGTCGTTCCTTTGCGGTCAAGGACTCCTGGGGTTTATCAATGGTTCTACTCCGAGACCAGTTGCTGCTACAAACGCTGACAACACTCCAAACCAGACCTATCAAGCTTGGATTCGTTCAGATCAAGTCGTCAGAGCATGGCTTTTAGGATCGTTATCAGAAGACATTCTCTCCAAAGTCATCTCCACATCGACATCTCAAGAGGTATGTAACTATCTCGCTGCTCACTTCAATAAAGTATCCTCGGCTAGGCTGTTTGGTTTACAAAGGAAGCTGCAAAACACTGAAAAGAAAGATATGCCTATGGTCGATTATTTAAAAGAGCTTAAGAGTGTGTGTGATCAGCTAGCTTCTGTCGGTAGTCCTGTTAGTGAGAGAATGAAAATTTTTGCTGCTTTGAATGGCTTGAGTAGAGAGTACGAACCTATCAAGACCTCCATCGAAGGAATGCTAGATGGTACCCCATCACCAACTCTAGACGATGTGATACCACGCCTCACTGCCTTTAATGATCGATTGCTTAGCTACACTGAAGAAACAAGCATTTCTCCACACCTGGCGTTTAACACGCAACAGTTTGTCAGCTCTCACTACAGCAACAGAGGTAGAGGAAACAGATCCAGAGTCAGAGGAGGATACTCCACTAGGGGTAGAGGATTTCATCAACAAATATCAGCCTCCTCTAGGTCTTCTGGTCAGTCTGCAGATAACAGAGCCATCTGTCAAATATGCGGCAAAGCAGGGCATGCAGCATCCACGTGCTGGCATCGGTTTGATAATACTTATCAACCTGATCTTCCTGCAGCCTTAGCTGCCTTACGCATCACCGATGTGACAGATCAAGCAGGTCATGAATGGGTTGCTGACAGTGGAGCTACGACACATGTAACCGGGTCTCAGAGTCATTTGCAGAACTCTCGTCAATATGAAGGTAATGATACCATTATGCTTGGGGATGGGAATTTCTTACCCATCACTCATACTGGCGCAACTTCTCTACCAACAACATCAGGTAACCTGCCTCTTAAAGATGTTATAGTGGTGCCTG GACAAGGCAACAAAGAAGCTCCTCACAACCGGTCCTGA
- the LOC104726184 gene encoding alpha carbonic anhydrase 8-like, whose amino-acid sequence MKISSVGWIFVLTLIYVTIVSSAPEPAPAPKPAPKPKPAPAPAPTPAPAPTPGPKPEPAPNPAPAPKPAPAPKPAPEPAPKPKPAPTPKPAPARAPGGEVEDETEFSYEKKGKKGPAKWGTIKEEWKMCGTGKMQSPIDLRDKNVVVTNKLGSLRSQYLPSNTTIKNRGHGIMLKFKGGNKGIGITVNGTKYQLQQLHWHSPSEHTINGKRYALEKHLVHESEDERYAVVAFLYKLGASDPFLLSLDKQLKKITDAHESEEHVGIIDPKKLSFESKLYYRYIGSLTAPPCSDNVIWSVAKEIRTVTSKQVKLLRVAVHDASNSNARPLQPINKRVVHLYIPKAKLMKKNSNITYY is encoded by the exons atgaagatatCATCAGTAGGATGGATCTTTGTCCTTACCTTAATCTATGTTACCATTGTTTCGAGTGCACCCGAACCAGCACCTGCACCTAAACCGGCACCTAAACCTAAGCCAGCACCAGCACCAGCACCAACACCAGCACCAGCACCAACACCAGGACCTAAACCTGAACCTGCACCAAATCCAGCACCTGCACCTAAACCGGCACCTGCACCTAAACCTGCACCAGAACCAGCACCTAAACCTAAACCGGCACCTACACCTAAACCTGCACCAGCACGAGCACCAGGTGGAGAAGTTG aGGACGAAACAGAATTTAGCTACGAGAAGAAAGGAAAGAAGGGGCCAGCTAAATGGGGAACAATAAAGGAAGAGTGGAAAATGTGTGGAACAGGCAAAATGCAATCTCCGATTGATCTTAGGGACAAAAATGTCGTAGTTACTAATAAACTTGGATCTCTTCGTAGCCAGTATCTACCTTCTAATACCACCATCAAGAACAGAGGTCATGGCATCATG TTAAAATTTAAAGGAGGAAACAAAGGTATAGGTATCACTGTCAACGGTACTAAATATCAACTTCAACAACTTCATTGGCACTCTCCTTCCGAACATACAATTAATGGCAAAAG GTATGCGCTTGAGAAACACTTGGTTCACGAGAGCGAAGATGAACGCTACGCTGTTGTCGCTTTCTTATACAAACTGGGAGCATCTGACCCTTTTCTCCTTTCG TTGGACAAACAATTGAAGAAGATAACTGATGCCCATGAGTCCGAGGAACATGTCGGAATCATTGATCCCAAAAAACTAAGTtttgaatcaaaactttattatagATATATCGGATCACTTACAGCTCCTCCCTGTTCTGACAATGTTATTTGGTCCGTTGCCAAAGAG ATTCGCACTGTGACAAGTAAACAAGTGAAACTTCTCCGTGTGGCTGTACACGAT GCTTCAAATTCAAATGCGAGGCCGCTTCAACCAATCAATAAGCGTGTGGTGCACTTATACATACCAAAAGCTAAGTTAATGAAGAAAAACAGTAATATAACTTATTACTAA
- the LOC104728928 gene encoding probable FBD-associated F-box protein At1g32375: MDRISGLPDAVLVGILSQQPTRDVVATMVLSKRWRFLWRMVPKLVYDDSYQSNEFGKFSIFVLRSLVLHEAPVIKTLRFKLDQKSCNAIDIGVWFRVIARHVVRKLVIEIVTSSSQTTPAVTLPRSLYTCCKMLVILKLSNTVLLDDAFASIFFPSLKKLSLESMKYPPGGDEFFKKLLLSCPVLEDLYVEQCPDDNVTVFTVRVPSLKYASLYKSQDRVKDDKDGFVINTPLLEHLVISEYSSFQRLYLCLPTAKDAYPIGSVFRSLYHNEDYPRPCWSEPSSIPKCLVTSLETLKWVNYEGYKEEKQVAAFILRNANRLKKAIFSSDDSNDHEKSEMLKELLSSSSPMCSRTCQLRFD; this comes from the exons ATGGATAGGATAAGTGGGTTACCCGATGCAGTGCTCGTGGGAATATTGTCTCAACAACCTACTAGAGATGTTGTGGCCACAATGGTTTTGTCAAAACGGTGGCGATTTCTTTGGAGGATGGTGCCAAAACTCGTATACGATGATAGCTATCAGAGTAATGAGTTTGGTAAATTTTCGATATTTGTTTTAAGATCTTTGGTTTTGCATGAGGCGCCAGTTATAAAAACGTTGCGTTTCAAACTTGATCAAAAGTCTTGTAATGCTATTGATATTGGAGTATGGTTTAGAGTTATTGCTAGACATGTTGTGCGTAAGCTTGTTATCGAGATTGTTACTTCTTCTAGTCAAACTACTCCAGCTGTCACACTTCCGAGGAGCTTGTATACATGTTGTAAAATGCTTGTGATCTTGAAACTAAGTAACACGGTTCTTTTGGATGATGCATTTGCCTCAATTTTTTTCCCATCCCTCAAGAAACTGAGTCTTGAATCCATGAAGTACCCACCAGGTGGTGATGAATTTTTCAAGAAGCTTTTATTAAGCTGTCCTGTTCTTGAGGACTTATATGTGGAGCAGTGTCCTGATGATAATGTGACTGTTTTCACCGTTAGGGTGCCTTCTCTCAAGTACGCATCATTGTATAAATCACAAGACAGAGTTAAAGATGACAAAGATGGGTTTGTGATAAATACTCCTTTGTTGGAACACTTGGTCATTTCTGAGTATAGCTCTT TCCAGCGTCTCTATTTATGTTTACCAACCGCAAAG GATGCATATCCTATTGGTAGTGTCTTCCGAAGTCTT TACCATAATGAGGATTATCCACGTCCGTGCTGGAGTGAACCGAGTTCAATTCCTAAGTGTTTGGTAACGAGTCTTGAAACTCTCAAATGGGTAAATTATGAAGGGtacaaagaagagaaacaagtagCAGCATTCATCTTAAGAAACGCAAACCGTTTGAAGAAGGCAATTTTCTCCTCTGATGATTCCAACGATCACGAGAAATCTGAGATGCTTAAAGAGTTGTTGTCATCATCATCGCCTATGTGTTCACGTACTTGCCAGCTTCGTTTTGATTGA